In Curtobacterium sp. L6-1, a genomic segment contains:
- a CDS encoding MFS transporter gives MGTVMPGSRRTLRGNPIATLVAVCFGLFMVGLDATVVSIANPAIAADLGTTFTQLQWITNAYLLALAVFLILGGKLGDRFGRRRMYLIGVVAFALSSVAIGLVGTATGVIVFRALQGLSAALLMPQTLALLRATFPKERFGVAVGVWGGASSVAIAAGPIVAGVLVAALGWESVFFVNAPIAVVGLVVGALVLRESTAPHRGRFDVPGVVLLALGLFGIVLAVVQSESWGWGSPLTLGVLLGGLALLVVFVVVELRVTDPLLPMSLFRSSSLSIGGLAVGANFFAMLGVTFFLSLYMLNLRGATGLQAGLMQLPLSGVSIIASPIGAALVAKLGIRRSLTIGLLMVGVALFALTGTTQDSPYVGMAIPFVVFALGAGFTMTAGAEAVVGGAPVQLAGVAGGFQATALQLGGALGTSVLSAVVSAGVLSGTAGLGLGTAARQGLVQGIVPTGLTAAAAATARDAFLGGLHSAFVVAGVVAVVVAVLAAVFVRTRTAHAPAEVLEETAEATAGHA, from the coding sequence GTGGGCACAGTCATGCCCGGATCCCGCCGCACCCTGCGCGGCAACCCGATCGCCACCCTCGTCGCCGTGTGCTTCGGCCTGTTCATGGTCGGCCTCGACGCGACCGTCGTCTCGATCGCCAACCCCGCCATCGCCGCCGACCTCGGCACCACCTTCACGCAGCTGCAGTGGATCACGAACGCCTACCTGCTCGCGCTCGCGGTGTTCCTCATCCTCGGCGGCAAGCTCGGTGACCGGTTCGGTCGTCGCCGGATGTACCTGATCGGGGTCGTCGCCTTCGCGCTGTCCTCGGTCGCCATCGGCCTGGTCGGCACCGCCACCGGTGTGATCGTGTTCCGCGCCCTGCAGGGCCTCAGTGCCGCACTGCTCATGCCGCAGACCCTCGCGCTGCTGCGGGCCACGTTCCCGAAGGAGCGGTTCGGCGTCGCGGTCGGCGTCTGGGGCGGAGCGTCCTCGGTGGCCATCGCCGCAGGCCCGATCGTCGCCGGGGTGCTCGTCGCCGCACTCGGCTGGGAATCGGTCTTCTTCGTGAACGCCCCGATCGCCGTCGTCGGCCTCGTGGTCGGTGCGCTCGTCCTGCGCGAGTCGACCGCACCCCACCGGGGGCGGTTCGACGTCCCCGGTGTCGTGCTGCTCGCGCTCGGCCTGTTCGGCATCGTGCTCGCCGTCGTGCAGTCCGAGTCGTGGGGCTGGGGCAGCCCACTCACGCTCGGGGTGCTGCTCGGCGGGCTCGCCCTGCTCGTCGTGTTCGTCGTCGTCGAACTCCGCGTGACCGACCCGCTGCTGCCGATGTCGCTGTTCCGGTCGTCGTCGCTGTCGATCGGCGGGCTGGCCGTCGGCGCGAACTTCTTCGCGATGCTCGGCGTCACCTTCTTCCTGTCGCTCTACATGCTCAACCTGCGCGGGGCGACCGGTCTGCAGGCCGGGCTCATGCAGCTCCCGTTGAGCGGTGTCTCGATCATCGCCTCGCCGATCGGTGCGGCCCTGGTCGCGAAGCTCGGCATCCGCCGCTCCCTGACCATCGGCCTGCTCATGGTCGGCGTGGCCCTGTTCGCCCTGACCGGCACCACGCAGGACTCGCCGTACGTCGGCATGGCGATCCCGTTCGTCGTGTTCGCGCTCGGTGCGGGCTTCACGATGACCGCGGGGGCCGAGGCCGTCGTCGGCGGTGCGCCCGTCCAGCTCGCGGGCGTCGCCGGTGGGTTCCAGGCGACCGCGCTGCAGCTCGGTGGCGCGCTCGGCACCTCGGTGCTCTCGGCGGTCGTCAGCGCCGGGGTGCTCTCCGGGACGGCCGGACTGGGGCTCGGGACCGCCGCGCGGCAGGGGCTCGTGCAGGGCATCGTGCCGACCGGGCTCACCGCCGCGGCCGCGGCCACCGCGCGGGACGCGTTCCTCGGCGGGTTGCACAGCGCGTTCGTCGTGGCCGGTGTGGTCGCGGTCGTCGTGGCCGTCCTGGCCGCCGTGTTCGTCCGCACCCGGACGGCGCACGCCCCAGCCGAGGTCCTCGAGGAGACGGCCGAGGCCACCGCCGGGCACGCCTGA
- a CDS encoding biotin-dependent carboxyltransferase family protein, with amino-acid sequence MSTLTVLHVGFGATTQDLGRPGTSDMGLGAAGPADRGSAALANRMVGNRPDAAVLEALLGSVTLRADAHVVAAVTGAPCPVSIERADGRVHGAAAYEVLALAPGDTVRVGLPTDRLRAYVAVRGGVAVGRVLGSRSWDTLARLGPAPLIVGDVLPVGDDADGWPVVDAVAPPMSTRAGSPVVLDVVPGPRDDWFTPDWQSVLTGQEYTVSADSDRVGVRTTAAEPLVRAVTRELPSEGVETGSLQVPPAGRPVLFLADHPVTGGYPVVAVLTPESVDRAAQLRPGDALRFRVVR; translated from the coding sequence GTGAGCACCCTCACCGTCCTGCACGTCGGCTTCGGCGCCACGACCCAGGACCTCGGCCGCCCGGGCACGAGCGACATGGGGCTCGGTGCCGCGGGTCCGGCCGACCGCGGCTCCGCGGCGCTCGCCAACCGAATGGTCGGCAACCGACCCGACGCGGCCGTCCTGGAGGCGCTGCTCGGCTCCGTCACGCTCCGCGCCGACGCGCACGTGGTCGCCGCCGTCACCGGGGCACCGTGCCCGGTGTCGATCGAACGGGCGGACGGCCGGGTGCACGGCGCCGCCGCGTACGAGGTGCTCGCGCTGGCACCCGGCGACACCGTCCGGGTCGGGCTGCCGACGGACCGCCTGCGGGCGTACGTCGCCGTCCGCGGGGGCGTCGCGGTCGGGCGCGTGCTCGGCAGTCGCTCGTGGGACACCCTGGCCCGGCTCGGCCCCGCTCCCCTGATCGTCGGAGACGTCCTGCCCGTCGGCGACGACGCCGACGGCTGGCCGGTCGTCGACGCCGTCGCACCGCCGATGTCCACCCGGGCGGGCTCGCCGGTCGTGCTCGACGTGGTGCCGGGGCCGCGCGACGACTGGTTCACCCCGGACTGGCAGAGCGTCCTCACCGGGCAGGAGTACACGGTGAGCGCCGACAGCGACCGGGTCGGGGTGCGGACCACGGCCGCGGAACCCCTCGTCCGAGCCGTGACGCGGGAACTGCCGAGCGAGGGCGTCGAGACCGGTTCCCTCCAGGTCCCGCCGGCCGGACGCCCCGTGCTCTTCCTGGCCGACCACCCGGTCACCGGCGGCTACCCGGTCGTGGCGGTCCTCACGCCGGAGTCCGTCGACCGTGCGGCCCAGCTCCGCCCGGGGGACGCCCTGCGCTTCCGCGTCGTCCGCTGA
- a CDS encoding helix-turn-helix transcriptional regulator, with the protein MVRLPLSPVDLERGQRLGALLRDARGARSILAVALDAGVSPETLRKIETGRIATPSFPTVAALAGVLGLSLDDVWRAVSAETGAAAAAQEAAPAVAPHAALVQF; encoded by the coding sequence ATGGTCCGTCTCCCGCTCTCGCCCGTCGACCTCGAACGCGGTCAGCGCCTCGGCGCCCTCCTCCGGGACGCCCGGGGAGCGCGGTCGATCCTGGCGGTCGCACTCGACGCCGGGGTCTCACCGGAGACGCTGCGCAAGATCGAGACCGGACGGATCGCGACCCCGTCCTTCCCGACGGTCGCGGCGCTCGCCGGGGTGCTCGGCCTGTCGCTCGACGACGTGTGGCGAGCCGTCAGCGCCGAGACCGGCGCGGCGGCGGCAGCGCAGGAGGCGGCGCCGGCCGTGGCGCCCCACGCCGCTCTGGTACAGTTCTGA
- a CDS encoding Ig-like domain repeat protein encodes MSLLSGAPSRRRTTTLRLGGAAIGAALIAGACLVGTSSATAATNTPTSNISTGGPIHILLGVGATESQRIASWYFPANVAQSLEIQKTDTMTGGAFTDAKTTIAASKAANTAADSSTVDSSTRGIAGITAESGYINAHATISDLEPNTTYTYHVGAADGSAWSTAYTFTTKSFSGDFDFLFFGDPQIGSSGYTDDDGAGWADTLKYATTKEKDAELLVSGGDQVENANNEYQWGAFADSSDVLKRYPWASTIGNHDVGGKAYEQHNQLPNSLKVPDFYPGGNTSANSGGDYWYTYKGVLFIDINSNAYSGGSDAAHVNYVRDVINRHGDDAKWTALVYHHSIYSPADHANDKDNQQRRFDFTRAFSVMGVDVVLQGHDHSYSRSYAIKNGKKANPDEQPGADQVFAGPGGVIYLTANSASGSKYYDLTTPDPTQGGYGADPLDPTGQRHFANSVENQEHVRTYVKVGVTDDNLAVTTVRAGDCTTLNSAVQHGKVDSCGVTLKPTESADPAPIGSNVDQFTLQAALPATTTTVALSSTKQYAATTAPATVTATIGGGIGAQQGTVTFSDGTTKLGTAPVTDGKATFRLPGTLAVGTHPISASFVSSSTFAGGDSATTSPVTFTVVKAKSSTKMTYTSGKATVTVSSAGRQVNGNVRIYDGSKHVTTFKVVNGKATGAVKLAKGKHTLKASFAANATIAASTSATVSVTVK; translated from the coding sequence ATGAGTCTCCTGTCCGGCGCCCCTTCCCGGCGCAGAACCACCACCCTCCGCCTCGGCGGGGCCGCGATCGGAGCGGCCCTCATCGCCGGTGCGTGCCTCGTCGGCACCAGCTCCGCGACCGCGGCCACGAACACCCCGACGAGCAACATCTCGACCGGCGGCCCGATCCACATCCTGCTCGGCGTCGGCGCGACCGAGAGCCAGCGCATCGCCTCGTGGTACTTCCCGGCGAACGTCGCCCAGTCGCTCGAGATCCAGAAGACCGACACCATGACCGGTGGCGCCTTCACCGACGCGAAGACGACGATCGCGGCCTCGAAGGCAGCGAACACCGCGGCCGACAGCAGCACCGTCGACTCGAGCACGCGCGGCATCGCGGGCATCACCGCCGAGTCGGGCTACATCAACGCGCACGCGACGATCTCGGACCTCGAGCCGAACACCACGTACACGTACCACGTGGGTGCCGCGGACGGTTCCGCCTGGTCGACCGCGTACACCTTCACCACGAAGAGCTTCAGCGGCGACTTCGACTTCCTGTTCTTCGGTGACCCGCAGATCGGCTCGTCGGGCTACACGGACGACGACGGCGCCGGCTGGGCCGACACCCTGAAGTACGCGACCACCAAGGAGAAGGACGCCGAGCTCCTCGTCTCCGGTGGCGACCAGGTCGAGAACGCCAACAACGAGTACCAGTGGGGCGCGTTCGCCGACAGCAGCGACGTCCTCAAGCGCTACCCGTGGGCCTCCACCATCGGCAACCACGACGTCGGCGGCAAGGCGTACGAGCAGCACAACCAGCTGCCGAACTCCCTCAAGGTCCCGGACTTCTACCCGGGCGGCAACACCTCCGCGAACTCGGGCGGTGACTACTGGTACACCTACAAGGGCGTCCTGTTCATCGACATCAATTCGAACGCCTACTCCGGTGGTTCGGACGCAGCGCACGTGAACTACGTGCGCGACGTGATCAACCGTCACGGCGACGACGCCAAGTGGACCGCGCTGGTCTACCACCACTCGATCTACTCGCCGGCCGACCACGCGAACGACAAGGACAACCAGCAGCGTCGCTTCGACTTCACCCGCGCCTTCTCGGTCATGGGTGTCGACGTCGTCCTGCAGGGCCACGACCACTCGTACTCGCGCAGCTACGCGATCAAGAACGGCAAGAAGGCCAACCCTGACGAGCAGCCGGGTGCCGACCAGGTCTTCGCCGGCCCCGGTGGCGTCATCTACCTGACCGCGAACTCCGCCTCGGGCTCGAAGTACTACGACCTCACCACGCCGGACCCCACCCAGGGTGGCTACGGCGCGGACCCGCTCGACCCGACCGGTCAGCGTCACTTCGCCAACTCGGTGGAGAACCAGGAGCACGTCCGCACCTACGTCAAGGTCGGCGTCACGGACGACAACCTCGCCGTCACGACCGTCCGCGCCGGTGACTGCACCACGCTCAACTCGGCCGTCCAGCACGGCAAGGTCGACAGCTGCGGCGTGACCCTCAAGCCGACCGAGTCGGCCGACCCGGCGCCGATCGGCTCGAACGTGGACCAGTTCACGCTCCAGGCCGCGCTGCCGGCGACCACCACCACCGTCGCGCTGTCCTCGACCAAGCAGTACGCCGCGACGACCGCCCCCGCCACGGTGACCGCGACCATCGGCGGTGGCATCGGTGCACAGCAGGGCACCGTGACCTTCTCCGACGGCACGACGAAGCTCGGCACCGCCCCGGTCACCGACGGCAAGGCGACCTTCCGCCTGCCCGGCACGCTCGCGGTCGGCACGCACCCGATCAGCGCGTCCTTCGTGAGCAGCTCCACCTTCGCGGGTGGCGACTCGGCGACGACCAGCCCGGTCACCTTCACGGTGGTCAAGGCGAAGTCCTCGACGAAGATGACCTACACGAGCGGCAAGGCGACCGTCACGGTCTCCTCCGCCGGTCGTCAGGTGAACGGCAACGTCCGCATCTACGACGGCTCGAAGCACGTCACGACGTTCAAGGTCGTGAACGGCAAGGCCACCGGTGCGGTCAAGCTCGCCAAGGGCAAGCACACCCTCAAGGCCTCGTTCGCCGCCAACGCGACGATCGCCGCCAGCACGAGCGCCACGGTGTCGGTCACGGTCAAGTAA
- a CDS encoding DUF2891 family protein, producing MSRSDAAPIDLDRSAWAAGFSAVALDNVTREYPYASHHTTSGPDDRALPVELHPAFATSYDWHSSVHMHWLAARLVAFGVPTDLEARITSVLQAHLSAEHLATEAAYLRATPHYERPYGWAWLMRLAAEVSASEAPAIRALAPGFAPVVEVLEELVTRWVEGAAHPVRHGVHANSAFGLLLVLEGARTLGRDDLAATVERTTREWFGDDAGWPFAWERSGHDFLSAGLAEADLVRAVLPATEFAPWARAFFAQLSAGDAVLTPTIVRDENDPQQVHLFGLDLSRAGAARRIADALRAADGEGVGGAGVGGAGVDVAGLLDGAADRLLGSGLAASVGEEYYSTHWLASFAWDAMEAREHAAR from the coding sequence TTGTCGCGTTCTGATGCCGCCCCGATCGACCTCGACCGGTCTGCCTGGGCGGCGGGCTTCTCCGCTGTCGCCCTCGACAACGTCACCCGCGAGTACCCGTACGCCTCGCACCACACGACGTCGGGACCCGACGACCGGGCACTGCCCGTCGAACTGCACCCCGCCTTCGCGACGTCGTACGACTGGCACTCGTCGGTGCACATGCACTGGCTGGCGGCACGGCTGGTCGCCTTCGGCGTCCCCACCGACCTGGAGGCCCGGATCACCTCGGTCCTGCAGGCCCACCTGTCCGCGGAGCACCTGGCGACCGAGGCGGCGTACCTCCGCGCGACCCCGCACTACGAGCGCCCGTACGGCTGGGCGTGGCTGATGCGGCTGGCCGCCGAGGTGTCGGCGTCCGAGGCCCCCGCCATCCGCGCGCTCGCGCCGGGCTTCGCCCCCGTCGTCGAGGTGCTCGAGGAGCTCGTGACCCGCTGGGTCGAGGGCGCCGCGCACCCGGTCCGGCACGGTGTGCACGCGAACTCGGCGTTCGGGCTGCTGCTCGTGCTCGAGGGTGCGCGCACGCTCGGCCGCGACGACCTCGCGGCGACGGTCGAACGCACGACGCGGGAGTGGTTCGGCGACGACGCCGGGTGGCCCTTCGCGTGGGAGCGCAGCGGGCACGACTTCCTGTCCGCCGGGCTCGCCGAGGCGGACCTCGTGCGGGCGGTGCTGCCGGCGACGGAGTTCGCGCCGTGGGCACGGGCCTTCTTCGCGCAATTGTCAGCGGGGGACGCGGTCCTCACGCCGACGATCGTCCGCGACGAGAACGACCCGCAGCAGGTGCACCTGTTCGGCCTCGACCTGTCGCGGGCCGGGGCCGCCCGCCGGATCGCCGACGCCCTGCGGGCCGCCGACGGCGAGGGCGTCGGTGGCGCGGGAGTCGGTGGCGCGGGAGTCGACGTGGCGGGGCTGCTCGACGGTGCGGCGGATCGGCTGCTCGGGTCGGGGCTCGCGGCCAGCGTCGGCGAGGAGTACTACTCGACGCACTGGCTCGCGAGCTTCGCCTGGGACGCGATGGAGGCCCGGGAGCACGCGGCCCGCTGA
- a CDS encoding glycoside hydrolase family 16 protein, which translates to MTQDDHTTDVGGIDRRRLLTLGLGAAAALGVSGAALLAPEGARAATGRTLLAADEFDGPAGSAPNPGIWRYDRGGGGWGNGELEVYTDSRRNSALDGNGNLVITARREADGSYSSARLTSQGTYSVQYGRVEARIRIPRGQGIWPAFWMLGADLPQVGWPACGEIDVMENIGREPGTVHGTVHGPGYSGAEGIGRAATLPSGAFADAFHDYAVDWRPGSITWSVDGTVYHSVTPADTNGDPWVFDKPFFVVLNVAVGGGWPGNPDATTQFPQQMLVDWVRVWQNA; encoded by the coding sequence GTGACCCAGGACGACCACACCACCGACGTCGGCGGGATCGACCGCCGACGTCTGCTCACGCTCGGGCTCGGCGCCGCCGCCGCACTCGGCGTCTCGGGAGCCGCGCTGCTCGCCCCCGAGGGCGCCCGCGCCGCCACGGGGCGGACGCTCCTCGCGGCGGACGAGTTCGACGGCCCCGCCGGCAGCGCGCCGAACCCGGGCATCTGGCGGTACGACCGCGGCGGTGGCGGGTGGGGCAACGGCGAACTCGAGGTCTACACCGACTCGCGACGGAACTCGGCGCTCGACGGCAACGGCAACCTCGTCATCACCGCCCGACGCGAGGCCGACGGGTCGTACTCGTCCGCGCGCCTGACCTCGCAGGGGACCTACTCGGTGCAGTACGGACGGGTCGAGGCCCGCATCCGGATCCCGCGCGGGCAGGGCATCTGGCCGGCGTTCTGGATGCTCGGCGCCGACTTGCCGCAGGTCGGGTGGCCGGCGTGCGGTGAGATCGACGTGATGGAGAACATCGGTCGCGAGCCCGGCACGGTCCACGGCACGGTGCACGGGCCGGGGTACTCCGGTGCCGAGGGGATCGGTCGTGCGGCGACGCTGCCGAGCGGTGCCTTCGCCGATGCGTTCCACGACTACGCGGTCGACTGGCGACCCGGGTCGATCACGTGGTCCGTCGACGGCACGGTCTACCACTCGGTGACCCCGGCGGACACGAACGGCGACCCGTGGGTGTTCGACAAGCCCTTCTTCGTCGTGCTGAACGTCGCGGTCGGCGGCGGCTGGCCGGGCAACCCGGACGCCACCACCCAGTTCCCGCAGCAGATGCTCGTCGACTGGGTGCGGGTCTGGCAGAACGCCTGA
- a CDS encoding GNAT family N-acetyltransferase, translating to MQAVTIRTTTEDDWREVRALRLAMLADTPIAYGEHLADAEGLDEQEWRARGRRGGTPGSTSFAAVDERGTWVGMMNGFVPDAATGPLLVGVYVAPGHRGRDAGVADALLDAVQDWAAEHGTTLRLHVHEDNVRARAFYERRGFVATGRTEPYVLDPSRTELEMLRVLDGPATS from the coding sequence ATGCAGGCGGTGACGATCAGGACGACGACCGAGGACGACTGGCGGGAGGTCCGTGCCCTCCGGCTCGCGATGCTCGCGGACACGCCGATCGCGTACGGCGAGCACCTGGCGGACGCCGAGGGGCTCGACGAGCAGGAGTGGCGTGCCCGGGGGCGCCGTGGCGGAACGCCGGGCAGCACCTCGTTCGCCGCGGTGGACGAGCGCGGCACGTGGGTCGGGATGATGAACGGCTTCGTCCCGGACGCGGCGACCGGGCCCCTCCTGGTCGGCGTCTACGTGGCGCCTGGTCACCGGGGCCGGGACGCGGGCGTGGCGGACGCGCTCCTCGACGCCGTGCAGGACTGGGCAGCCGAGCACGGCACGACGCTCCGGCTGCACGTGCACGAGGACAACGTCCGCGCGCGGGCCTTCTACGAGCGTCGCGGGTTCGTCGCGACCGGGCGCACCGAGCCGTACGTGCTCGACCCGAGCCGGACGGAGCTCGAGATGCTGCGCGTGCTCGACGGGCCTGCGACGTCCTGA
- a CDS encoding 5-oxoprolinase subunit B family protein, with amino-acid sequence MTLDLRPAGTSAVLASFDSLAEVVAFRDGLRGATVPGVTEVVSGARTLLVRFDRTRTDAGRLRAELSAVAPVTVGPGGTPDTTLAGATTPVVVPVVYDGADLDTVAEMTGRTRAELVAWHTGQTWTSAFCGFAPGFSYLTGTAAPLDLPRRDTSRTAVPSGAVALAGEFSAVYPRTSPGGWQLIGRTDVPVWSLDRTPPALAPAGTRVRFVDAEAPT; translated from the coding sequence ATGACGCTCGACCTCCGCCCGGCCGGCACGTCGGCGGTGCTCGCCTCGTTCGACAGCCTGGCCGAGGTCGTGGCGTTCCGCGACGGGCTGCGCGGGGCGACCGTGCCCGGCGTGACCGAGGTCGTGTCCGGCGCCCGGACGCTCCTCGTCCGGTTCGACCGCACCCGGACGGACGCCGGACGGCTGCGCGCCGAGCTGTCCGCCGTCGCGCCGGTCACGGTCGGCCCCGGCGGCACCCCGGACACCACCCTCGCCGGTGCGACGACGCCGGTGGTCGTACCCGTGGTCTACGACGGCGCGGACCTCGACACCGTCGCCGAGATGACCGGCAGGACCCGTGCCGAGCTCGTCGCGTGGCACACCGGCCAGACCTGGACGAGCGCCTTCTGCGGCTTCGCCCCGGGCTTCAGCTACCTGACCGGCACCGCCGCACCGCTCGACCTGCCTCGCCGCGACACCTCGCGCACCGCGGTGCCGAGCGGGGCCGTCGCCCTCGCCGGCGAGTTCAGCGCCGTCTACCCGCGCACCTCGCCCGGCGGGTGGCAGCTCATCGGACGCACCGACGTCCCCGTGTGGTCCCTCGACCGGACGCCACCGGCACTCGCCCCCGCCGGCACGCGGGTGCGCTTCGTCGACGCCGAGGCCCCGACGTGA
- a CDS encoding LamB/YcsF family protein, with protein sequence MPSIDLNSDLGEGFGAWTAGDDRAVLDVVSSANIACGAHAGDPVIMLDTCRAAADRGVAVGAHVAYRDLAGFGRRPVSVTPDELYADVVHQLGALTAAARVAGTAVTFVKPHGALYNTACADPVQAEAVVRAVADVDPTLAILALPGSELLLAAAQNGLRAVSEAFADRAYEPDGSLVPRGRPGAVLHDPEQVAARVLRMVTDGVATAVDGSEVRVAAESVCVHGDSPDAVATAQAIRALLTAHGVGIASFAGATAS encoded by the coding sequence GTGCCATCGATCGACCTGAACAGCGACCTCGGCGAGGGCTTCGGTGCCTGGACCGCGGGTGACGACCGGGCGGTGCTCGACGTCGTCTCGAGCGCGAACATCGCCTGCGGCGCCCACGCCGGCGACCCCGTCATCATGCTCGACACCTGCCGTGCCGCCGCGGACCGCGGGGTGGCCGTCGGGGCGCACGTCGCGTACCGCGACCTCGCCGGGTTCGGCCGCCGTCCGGTGTCCGTGACCCCGGACGAGCTGTACGCCGACGTCGTGCACCAGCTCGGCGCGTTGACGGCAGCCGCACGGGTGGCCGGCACCGCCGTCACGTTCGTCAAGCCGCACGGGGCCCTCTACAACACGGCCTGCGCCGACCCCGTGCAGGCAGAGGCCGTGGTCCGAGCGGTCGCCGACGTCGATCCGACGCTCGCGATCCTCGCACTGCCCGGGTCGGAGCTGCTGCTCGCCGCCGCGCAAAACGGCCTCCGCGCGGTCTCCGAGGCATTCGCCGACCGGGCGTACGAACCCGACGGCTCCCTCGTCCCCCGCGGTCGACCGGGCGCCGTGCTGCACGACCCCGAGCAGGTCGCGGCCCGTGTGCTCCGGATGGTGACCGACGGCGTGGCCACGGCCGTCGACGGCTCCGAGGTGCGGGTCGCCGCCGAGTCCGTCTGCGTGCACGGGGACTCCCCCGACGCGGTCGCGACGGCGCAGGCGATCCGCGCGCTGCTGACCGCACACGGCGTCGGGATCGCGTCCTTCGCGGGGGCCACTGCGTCATGA
- a CDS encoding putative quinol monooxygenase, with translation MTQTVFLEVQLRSDVSDETVASAVRETLAQTAARPGNESLEVLVDDADPTRMVVLERWATAEDHDAYVAWRATPEGAAEALGAVLAAPPVTRTFGRTIPLA, from the coding sequence ATGACGCAGACCGTCTTCCTCGAGGTCCAGCTCCGCAGCGACGTCTCCGACGAGACCGTCGCGAGCGCCGTCCGCGAGACGCTCGCGCAGACCGCCGCACGGCCGGGCAACGAGTCGCTCGAGGTCCTGGTCGACGACGCCGACCCGACTCGCATGGTCGTCCTCGAACGCTGGGCCACCGCCGAGGACCACGACGCCTACGTCGCGTGGCGCGCTACCCCGGAGGGCGCGGCGGAGGCGCTCGGCGCGGTGCTCGCGGCGCCCCCGGTGACGCGCACGTTCGGCCGCACCATCCCGCTCGCGTAG
- the map gene encoding type I methionyl aminopeptidase yields MIEILSPSELPRARAAGTLVADILHTLRSRTTVGTNLLDLDRWTAEMITAAGATSCYVDYAPSFGRGPFGHHVCTAVNDAVLHGMPHDQVLADGDLLTLDLAVVHQGYAADSAISFIVGTSRPAESVALIETTERALAAGIAAARPGARLGDLSHAIGSVLTAAGYPINLDFGGHGIGSTMHQDPHVANDGRPGRGYTLRPGLLLALEPWVMVDTDELVTDADGWTLRSATGSRTAHSEHTIAITEDGAEILTLPSAHR; encoded by the coding sequence ATGATCGAGATCCTCTCCCCGTCCGAACTCCCCCGGGCGCGCGCCGCCGGCACCCTGGTGGCCGACATCCTGCACACGCTGCGCAGCCGGACGACGGTGGGCACGAACCTGCTCGACCTCGACCGGTGGACCGCCGAGATGATCACCGCCGCCGGGGCCACCTCGTGCTACGTCGACTACGCGCCGTCGTTCGGTCGCGGACCGTTCGGGCACCACGTGTGCACGGCCGTGAACGACGCCGTCCTGCACGGGATGCCGCACGACCAGGTCCTGGCCGACGGGGACCTGCTGACGCTCGACCTGGCCGTCGTGCACCAGGGCTACGCGGCGGACTCGGCGATCAGCTTCATCGTGGGGACGAGCCGGCCGGCCGAGAGCGTGGCACTCATCGAGACGACCGAGCGGGCCCTCGCCGCGGGGATCGCCGCCGCGCGACCGGGCGCCCGCCTCGGTGACCTCTCCCACGCGATCGGGTCGGTGCTCACCGCGGCCGGGTACCCGATCAACCTGGACTTCGGCGGCCACGGCATCGGCTCGACGATGCACCAGGACCCGCACGTGGCCAACGACGGACGACCGGGCCGCGGGTACACCCTGCGCCCGGGGCTGCTCCTGGCGCTCGAGCCCTGGGTGATGGTCGACACCGACGAACTCGTCACGGACGCCGACGGGTGGACGCTCCGCAGCGCGACCGGCAGCCGGACGGCGCACAGCGAGCACACGATCGCGATCACCGAGGACGGTGCGGAGATCCTGACGCTGCCCTCGGCCCACCGGTAG